One Opitutus sp. ER46 genomic region harbors:
- a CDS encoding SMP-30/gluconolactonase/LRE family protein — MYSLSVLTALVRRISERALSPLAAACLWLVLLAAPHSVSAQTFLAEWGFDDIGRIGPTGLALDTSGSTTLLYVADQPGGRILKIDAATGARLAVWGQTGNGPLEFNSPYGVAVDPVSHDIYVAERTNHRIQRLTANGVFVMGWGELGTEPGKFDGPIGVAADAQGNVYVVDHNNNRVQKFHVQGSAGNGSAQLVTTWGGPGSAAGQFNAPYGLALDAQGNVWVADGGNHRVQKFDANGQFLAAIGTFGTGPGQFVTPVWVSFDSAGALYVSESNSDPTNPAAPDLANQRVQKFKADGTYVLGWGTYGEGPTNFKLPFQVVVDAQQNAYVSDYYNTRVVKYSLNAAPAGGRFVNISSRLRVSSGRSLIAGFVISGTAPKQVLIRGVGPTLSALNVSNPLPNPGLRVYSGQTVIASNEDWGGNADVAAAASRLYAFGLPATSKDAALLVTLQPGLYTTQVTDNGGDGVGLVEVYDADTSPGSSLVNVSTRGYVEPGDAGVLVAGFVISGTAPKRVLIRAAGPSLTQLQVPDALPDPVLRVYNSDSKLIAQNDNWEVGMTVTGGVTVGTLAELRTATTATGTFGFGAGGKDAAVLLTLPPGLYSAMVSTNGTAGTGLVEVYGVP; from the coding sequence ATGTACTCGTTATCCGTCCTTACGGCGCTCGTGCGCCGGATCAGCGAACGCGCGCTCTCGCCGCTCGCTGCTGCTTGTCTGTGGCTCGTGCTACTGGCCGCGCCGCACTCCGTCTCCGCGCAGACGTTCCTGGCGGAGTGGGGCTTCGATGACATCGGGCGCATCGGGCCCACCGGGCTCGCGTTGGATACCTCCGGCTCCACGACCCTCCTCTACGTGGCCGACCAGCCGGGCGGGCGTATCCTGAAAATCGATGCCGCCACCGGCGCCCGGCTGGCGGTCTGGGGCCAGACCGGCAACGGCCCGCTCGAGTTCAACAGCCCGTACGGCGTCGCGGTCGATCCGGTGTCGCACGACATCTACGTGGCCGAGCGGACAAACCATCGCATCCAGCGCCTCACCGCCAACGGCGTGTTCGTGATGGGCTGGGGCGAGCTCGGCACCGAGCCCGGGAAGTTCGACGGCCCGATCGGCGTCGCCGCGGACGCGCAGGGCAATGTGTACGTCGTCGATCACAACAACAACCGCGTGCAGAAATTCCACGTGCAGGGCAGCGCCGGCAACGGGTCGGCGCAACTCGTCACCACGTGGGGCGGCCCCGGCTCCGCAGCCGGCCAGTTCAACGCGCCCTACGGCCTCGCGCTCGACGCGCAGGGCAACGTCTGGGTGGCGGATGGCGGCAACCACCGCGTCCAGAAATTCGATGCCAACGGCCAGTTTCTCGCCGCGATCGGCACGTTCGGGACGGGGCCAGGCCAGTTCGTCACGCCGGTCTGGGTGTCGTTCGACAGCGCGGGTGCGCTCTACGTGAGCGAGTCGAATTCCGATCCGACCAACCCGGCGGCGCCCGATCTCGCCAACCAGCGGGTGCAGAAATTCAAGGCCGACGGCACCTATGTGCTCGGCTGGGGCACGTACGGCGAGGGGCCGACCAACTTCAAGCTACCGTTCCAGGTGGTGGTCGACGCGCAGCAGAACGCGTATGTCTCGGACTACTACAACACCCGGGTCGTGAAGTATTCGCTGAACGCCGCGCCGGCGGGGGGCCGCTTCGTGAACATCTCCTCGCGCCTGCGGGTCAGCTCGGGGCGCTCGCTCATCGCGGGGTTTGTGATTTCCGGCACCGCGCCGAAGCAGGTGCTGATCCGTGGCGTCGGTCCCACGCTCAGTGCGCTCAACGTGAGCAACCCGCTCCCGAATCCGGGGCTGCGCGTGTACTCGGGGCAGACGGTGATCGCGAGCAATGAAGACTGGGGCGGGAACGCGGACGTCGCAGCCGCGGCCTCGCGGCTGTATGCGTTTGGCCTGCCGGCGACGAGCAAGGATGCCGCGCTCCTGGTCACGCTCCAACCTGGGCTCTATACCACGCAGGTGACGGACAATGGCGGCGACGGGGTGGGATTGGTCGAGGTTTACGATGCCGACACCTCGCCCGGCTCGAGCCTCGTGAACGTTTCCACGCGCGGCTACGTCGAGCCGGGCGACGCCGGCGTGCTGGTGGCGGGCTTCGTCATCTCGGGCACCGCGCCGAAACGCGTGCTGATCCGCGCGGCTGGTCCGTCGCTCACCCAGTTGCAGGTGCCCGACGCGCTGCCTGATCCGGTCCTGCGCGTGTACAACTCCGACTCGAAGCTGATTGCCCAGAACGACAACTGGGAGGTCGGCATGACCGTGACCGGGGGCGTCACGGTTGGCACCCTTGCCGAGCTGCGCACCGCGACCACGGCGACGGGGACGTTTGGCTTTGGCGCCGGGGGCAAGGACGCGGCGGTGCTGCTCACGCTTCCGCCGGGGCTGTACAGCGCCATGGTCAGCACCAACGGCACCGCCGGCACCGGACTGGTGGAAGTTTACGGCGTACCGTAA
- the asd gene encoding archaetidylserine decarboxylase (Phosphatidylserine decarboxylase is synthesized as a single chain precursor. Generation of the pyruvoyl active site from a Ser is coupled to cleavage of a Gly-Ser bond between the larger (beta) and smaller (alpha chains). It is an integral membrane protein.), producing the protein MAEPIRFYNRYTRKIEAEKMYGERWVRMAYENPVGRFFVWAMARRAAFSRYYGTKMNKRVSALRILPFIAQYDINPDEFAKSPFDYKTFNEFFFRALKPECRPIAAGEKVAVFPADGRHLAFQDVAQAPGFYVKGVTFTLAELLGEASLPADQQTLAKTFTGGAMVISRLCPVDYHRFHFPVSGLPAESRRIDGWLYSVSPVALRRNLRYLIANKREITLIDSPQFGQVAMIEIGATNVGSISQTFVPGREVKKGDEKGMFAFGGSCVVTVFQRGRIRFDADVLQQSAEHMETFARMGDRLGEAP; encoded by the coding sequence ATGGCCGAACCCATCCGTTTCTACAATCGCTACACCCGTAAGATCGAAGCCGAGAAAATGTACGGCGAGCGCTGGGTGCGCATGGCGTACGAGAACCCCGTCGGCCGCTTCTTTGTGTGGGCGATGGCCCGACGCGCCGCATTCTCGCGTTACTACGGCACGAAGATGAACAAGCGCGTCAGCGCGCTGCGGATCCTGCCGTTCATCGCGCAGTACGACATCAACCCCGACGAGTTCGCGAAGTCGCCGTTCGACTACAAAACCTTCAACGAGTTTTTCTTCCGTGCCCTGAAGCCTGAGTGCCGCCCCATCGCGGCGGGCGAGAAGGTCGCGGTCTTCCCGGCGGACGGACGCCACCTGGCTTTCCAGGACGTCGCGCAGGCGCCGGGGTTCTACGTCAAGGGCGTGACCTTCACGCTGGCGGAGCTTCTCGGGGAGGCGTCCCTGCCGGCGGACCAGCAGACGCTCGCCAAGACGTTCACCGGCGGGGCGATGGTCATTTCCCGGCTCTGCCCCGTGGACTACCACCGTTTCCATTTCCCTGTCTCCGGACTGCCCGCGGAGTCCCGCCGAATCGACGGCTGGCTGTACTCGGTCAGCCCGGTGGCGCTGCGGCGGAACCTGCGCTACCTGATCGCCAACAAGCGCGAAATCACGCTCATCGACTCCCCGCAGTTCGGCCAGGTCGCGATGATTGAGATTGGCGCGACCAACGTCGGCTCGATCAGCCAGACCTTCGTGCCGGGCCGCGAGGTGAAGAAGGGCGACGAGAAAGGCATGTTCGCCTTCGGCGGTTCGTGCGTCGTCACCGTTTTCCAGCGCGGCCGCATCCGGTTCGACGCTGATGTGCTCCAGCAAAGCGCGGAGCACATGGAAACGTTTGCCCGCATGGGCGACCGGCTCGGCGAGGCGCCCTGA
- a CDS encoding CocE/NonD family hydrolase, with product MMRPCTLLCLAFLALVPVTRADDKPAESSARWMAEHYTKYEYRIPMRDGVRLFTRVYLPKDTSQRWPILLTRTPYSLKPYGTDNYDAPEGSLLSFAKDKFILVTQDVRGRYGSEGTFEHVRPFQVEKRTPQQVDESSDAWDTIDWLVKNLPNHNGNVGMFGISYPGFYTSMGMIDTHPALKAVSPQAPITDWFINDDAHRNGALLLVQNFSFFAAIDQKVADPLHESGPGYTFGTADGYDYFLRMGPLANSDAQLLKGRSPFWNTVLAHPNYDAFWQARDIRPHLKNVRCAVLTVGGWYDAEDFPGTLDTYRRTEQQNPGITNVVVIGPWIHGGWSRTPGDRLGDVGFRAKTSEYYLREIELPFFRRYLKGDQSYQPVEATMFETGTNRWRKFDAWPPKAAQPRTLYLGAGGTIGFAAPDAEAGACDEFVSDPAKPVPYTMTRTTRYPKDYPVEDQSFATSRPDVLAYTTGVLEEDLTIAGPIKVTLQVATTGTDADWVVKVIDVYAGDTANPDPNPTGVIYSGYQQLVRADVMRGRFRNSFEHPEAFVPGKVTKVELTMPDICHTFRRGHKLMVHVQSSWFPLIDRNPQTFVDIAKAKPEDYRRQTHRVYRSPEAASRLEVLVLPSP from the coding sequence ATGATGCGTCCTTGCACCCTTCTCTGCCTCGCGTTCCTGGCGCTTGTGCCGGTGACCCGGGCTGACGACAAACCCGCCGAATCCAGCGCCCGCTGGATGGCCGAGCACTACACGAAGTACGAATACCGCATCCCCATGCGTGACGGCGTGCGGCTCTTCACCCGGGTTTACCTGCCGAAGGACACCTCGCAGCGCTGGCCGATCCTCCTCACGCGCACGCCGTACTCGCTCAAACCCTACGGCACCGACAACTACGATGCCCCCGAGGGCTCGCTCCTGTCGTTCGCCAAGGACAAGTTCATCCTCGTCACGCAGGACGTGCGCGGGCGGTACGGCTCAGAGGGGACCTTCGAGCACGTGCGACCGTTCCAAGTCGAAAAACGCACCCCACAGCAGGTCGACGAAAGCTCCGACGCCTGGGACACGATCGACTGGCTGGTGAAGAATCTCCCCAACCACAACGGCAACGTCGGCATGTTCGGCATCTCCTACCCCGGGTTCTACACCTCGATGGGCATGATCGACACCCACCCGGCGCTGAAGGCGGTGTCCCCGCAGGCCCCCATCACCGACTGGTTCATCAACGACGACGCGCACCGCAACGGCGCACTCCTCCTCGTCCAGAACTTCAGCTTCTTTGCCGCCATCGACCAGAAGGTCGCGGATCCGCTGCACGAGTCGGGCCCCGGCTACACGTTCGGCACGGCCGACGGCTACGACTACTTCCTGCGTATGGGACCGCTCGCCAATTCCGACGCGCAATTGCTGAAGGGGCGCTCCCCGTTCTGGAACACCGTGCTCGCCCACCCGAACTACGACGCGTTCTGGCAGGCACGCGACATCCGCCCGCACCTGAAGAATGTCCGCTGCGCCGTGCTCACCGTCGGCGGCTGGTACGATGCGGAGGATTTCCCCGGGACGCTGGACACCTACCGCCGCACCGAGCAGCAGAACCCCGGCATCACCAACGTCGTCGTGATCGGCCCCTGGATCCACGGCGGCTGGAGTCGCACCCCCGGCGACCGGCTGGGCGACGTGGGGTTTCGCGCCAAGACCTCCGAATACTACCTGCGTGAGATCGAGCTGCCGTTCTTCCGCCGCTACCTGAAGGGTGACCAGAGCTACCAGCCGGTGGAGGCCACGATGTTCGAGACCGGCACCAACCGCTGGCGCAAGTTCGATGCCTGGCCGCCGAAGGCCGCCCAGCCGCGCACGCTGTACCTCGGCGCGGGGGGCACGATCGGTTTCGCCGCCCCGGACGCCGAGGCGGGCGCGTGCGATGAGTTCGTCAGCGATCCGGCCAAGCCCGTGCCGTACACGATGACGCGGACCACGCGCTACCCGAAGGACTATCCGGTGGAGGACCAGAGCTTCGCGACGTCACGTCCCGACGTCCTCGCCTACACCACCGGCGTGCTGGAGGAGGACCTCACGATCGCCGGGCCGATCAAGGTGACCTTGCAGGTGGCGACGACGGGAACCGACGCGGATTGGGTGGTGAAGGTGATCGACGTGTACGCCGGTGACACCGCCAACCCCGACCCGAATCCGACCGGCGTCATCTACTCCGGCTACCAGCAGCTCGTCCGCGCCGATGTGATGCGCGGCCGCTTCCGCAACAGTTTCGAGCACCCCGAGGCCTTCGTGCCCGGGAAGGTCACAAAGGTGGAGCTGACGATGCCCGACATCTGCCACACCTTCCGCCGCGGCCATAAGCTCATGGTGCACGTGCAGAGCTCGTGGTTTCCGCTGATCGACCGCAACCCACAGACGTTTGTGGACATCGCGAAGGCGAAACCCGAGGACTACCGCCGGCAGACGCATCGCGTTTACCGATCGCCCGAGGCGGCCTCCCGACTCGAAGTGCTCGTGCTGCCGTCACCGTAA
- the htpG gene encoding molecular chaperone HtpG: MSNSTPQKFEFQTEIKQLLDIVIHSLYTEKEIFVRELVSNASDALEKLRHTQLTEKEVFDDNLTLEINVTTDDKAKTITIQDFGVGMTREELVENLGTIAHSGSKAFLQALGESGAKNSNLIGQFGVGFYSAFMVAKSVKVYTHSWRKDAPGHMWSSDGSGTYEIEEAEGQRRGAKIVIELKDDCADFAQDWKIKEILERYSAFVSFPINLNGKRINTVQALWLRNKNEVKDEEYTEFYKFQAHAFDEPRLRLHFSADAPLAINALLFVPKENTEKLGFSRLEPSVSLYCRKVLIDAKPKDILPEWLRFLKGVVDSEDLPLNISRETMQDKSLLEKLNKVITKRFLKFLEEEAKNRAEGYTEFYKEFGVFLKEGAALDFTHKDQLVKLLRFESSLTEKGKTTSLADYVSRMGADQKEIFYLVGPNRASIESGPYLEGFKARNLEVLFCYETVDEYVMNNVREFDGKKLTAADHADVKLADLPKPEGALKDEDVTTLTKWLKDTLGERVSEVKPSDRLVDSPVIALNADKFMSPHMRRIMKAMNKDAETPLRVNLEINPRHAVIKRLFETHTAQPEKAKLVAEQLLDNALISAGLLDDATAMVARLNKLLESV, translated from the coding sequence ATGTCCAACTCCACTCCGCAGAAATTTGAGTTCCAAACCGAGATCAAGCAGCTGCTCGATATCGTGATCCACTCGCTCTACACGGAGAAGGAAATCTTCGTCCGCGAGCTGGTCTCGAATGCGTCCGACGCGCTGGAAAAGCTACGCCACACGCAGCTGACCGAAAAGGAGGTCTTCGACGACAACCTGACGCTCGAGATCAACGTCACGACCGACGACAAGGCGAAGACGATCACGATTCAGGATTTCGGCGTCGGCATGACGCGCGAGGAACTCGTCGAGAACCTCGGCACGATCGCCCACTCCGGCTCGAAGGCCTTCCTCCAGGCGCTCGGCGAATCTGGCGCAAAGAACTCCAACCTGATCGGCCAGTTCGGCGTCGGCTTCTACTCGGCGTTCATGGTTGCGAAGTCCGTCAAGGTGTACACGCACTCCTGGCGCAAGGACGCCCCCGGCCACATGTGGTCCAGCGACGGCAGCGGCACCTACGAGATCGAGGAGGCCGAGGGCCAGCGCCGCGGCGCCAAGATCGTGATCGAGCTGAAGGATGACTGCGCCGACTTTGCCCAGGACTGGAAGATCAAGGAGATCCTCGAGCGCTACAGCGCGTTCGTCTCGTTCCCGATCAACCTCAACGGCAAGCGCATCAACACCGTCCAGGCCCTCTGGCTGCGCAACAAGAACGAGGTCAAGGACGAGGAGTACACCGAGTTCTACAAGTTCCAGGCCCACGCCTTCGACGAGCCGCGCCTCCGGCTGCACTTCTCGGCCGACGCCCCGCTCGCCATCAACGCGCTGCTCTTCGTGCCGAAGGAGAACACTGAAAAGCTCGGCTTCTCCCGCCTCGAACCGTCCGTCTCGCTCTACTGCCGCAAGGTCCTCATCGACGCCAAGCCCAAGGACATCCTGCCCGAGTGGCTCCGCTTCCTGAAGGGCGTCGTCGATAGCGAGGACCTCCCGCTGAACATCTCGCGCGAGACGATGCAGGACAAATCGCTCCTCGAGAAACTCAACAAGGTCATCACGAAGCGCTTCCTTAAATTCCTGGAGGAGGAAGCCAAGAACCGGGCCGAGGGCTACACCGAGTTCTACAAGGAGTTCGGCGTATTCCTGAAGGAGGGCGCCGCGCTCGACTTCACCCACAAGGACCAGCTCGTGAAGCTGCTCCGCTTCGAGTCCTCGCTCACCGAGAAGGGCAAGACCACCTCGCTCGCCGACTACGTTTCCCGCATGGGCGCCGACCAGAAGGAGATTTTCTACCTCGTCGGCCCGAACCGCGCCTCCATCGAGTCCGGTCCGTACCTCGAGGGCTTCAAGGCCCGCAACCTCGAGGTGCTGTTCTGCTACGAGACGGTCGACGAGTACGTCATGAACAACGTCCGCGAATTCGACGGCAAGAAGCTCACCGCCGCCGACCACGCCGACGTGAAGCTCGCCGACCTGCCGAAGCCCGAGGGCGCGCTGAAGGACGAGGACGTCACCACGCTCACCAAGTGGCTCAAGGACACCCTCGGCGAACGCGTTTCCGAGGTGAAGCCCAGCGACCGCCTCGTCGACTCGCCGGTCATCGCGCTCAATGCCGACAAGTTCATGTCCCCGCACATGCGCCGCATCATGAAGGCGATGAACAAGGACGCCGAGACCCCGCTGCGCGTGAACCTCGAGATCAACCCGCGCCACGCCGTCATCAAGCGGCTGTTCGAGACGCACACCGCGCAGCCGGAGAAGGCCAAGCTCGTCGCCGAGCAGCTCCTCGACAACGCGCTGATCAGCGCCGGACTGCTCGATGACGCGACCGCGATGGTCGCCCGGCTGAACAAGCTGCTCGAGAGCGTCTGA
- a CDS encoding hemolysin family protein, protein MHEVFVIILELLAIFALVAANGFFVAAEFALVKVRTSQLQPLAKQGGWRVKVAIQATRHLDAALSATQLGITLASLGLGWLGEPFLAHRLAPLLRYVGITDPGAVSSISISVAFMTITFFHIVLGELAPKSLAIQRPKGVALNTAGPLMIFYRLLYPFIWALNGTANTFLRWGGLQPATEGEHEFSADELEHVFSHARHSHPGDALINRLMVRSLRLRTTTAQQVMRPRDQIVALWLDKPLAENLRIAQTAGFSRLPVCQGSLDDVKGVVLVREWLWQTLALGPEASYEPLIRPYLTFTLRTPIHAMIEHFRTSRSHLAIVLDDGQNTAGLISFEDVLEEIVGDIRDELDLGEGPVFEQTDLLIVVSGRFTMRELQAETGWDLEWERRETVGEWAERRRGRPLKRGESFVTGDYRVTAVDVSAERVRRVKIERAPVERTV, encoded by the coding sequence ATGCACGAAGTCTTCGTCATCATCCTCGAACTCCTGGCCATCTTCGCCCTGGTGGCGGCGAATGGCTTCTTCGTCGCCGCCGAGTTCGCGCTGGTGAAGGTCCGGACGAGCCAGCTTCAGCCTCTCGCCAAGCAGGGTGGCTGGCGTGTCAAGGTCGCCATCCAGGCCACCCGCCATCTCGACGCCGCCCTCTCCGCCACCCAGCTCGGCATCACGCTCGCCAGCCTCGGGCTCGGCTGGCTGGGTGAACCGTTCCTGGCCCACCGTCTCGCTCCGCTCCTGCGGTACGTCGGCATCACCGATCCCGGCGCCGTCTCGTCGATCTCGATCAGCGTGGCGTTCATGACGATCACCTTCTTCCACATCGTTCTGGGCGAACTCGCGCCGAAGTCGCTCGCCATCCAGCGCCCCAAAGGCGTGGCCCTCAACACCGCCGGCCCGCTGATGATCTTCTACCGGCTGCTGTACCCGTTCATCTGGGCGCTCAACGGCACCGCCAACACCTTCCTGCGCTGGGGCGGACTCCAGCCCGCGACTGAGGGCGAACACGAATTCTCCGCTGACGAGCTGGAACACGTCTTCAGCCACGCGCGACACTCGCATCCCGGCGATGCGCTGATCAACCGACTCATGGTCCGCTCGCTCCGGCTGCGCACGACCACCGCCCAGCAGGTCATGCGCCCGCGCGACCAGATCGTTGCCCTCTGGCTCGACAAGCCCCTCGCCGAGAACCTCCGCATCGCCCAGACCGCCGGCTTCAGCCGCCTGCCCGTCTGCCAAGGATCGCTCGACGACGTAAAGGGCGTCGTCCTCGTCCGCGAATGGCTGTGGCAGACCCTCGCGCTCGGCCCCGAGGCCTCGTACGAGCCGCTCATCCGCCCGTACCTCACCTTCACCCTGCGGACTCCTATCCACGCGATGATCGAGCATTTCCGCACTTCCCGCAGCCACCTGGCGATTGTCCTCGACGACGGCCAGAACACCGCGGGCCTCATCAGCTTCGAGGATGTGCTCGAGGAGATCGTCGGCGACATCCGCGACGAACTCGACCTCGGCGAGGGCCCCGTCTTCGAGCAGACCGACCTCCTGATCGTGGTCAGCGGTCGGTTCACCATGCGCGAACTCCAAGCCGAAACCGGCTGGGATCTCGAATGGGAGCGCCGCGAGACCGTAGGCGAGTGGGCCGAACGCCGCCGCGGCCGCCCGCTCAAGCGCGGCGAATCCTTCGTCACCGGCGATTACCGCGTCACCGCCGTCGACGTCAGCGCCGAGCGCGTCCGCCGCGTGAAGATCGAACGCGCCCCCGTCGAGCGCACCGTCTGA
- a CDS encoding dipeptidase — protein MKTVLDYLKVNQPRFLEELGEFLRFPSISAQPEHRGDLLACAKWLTQHCASIGLTAKLCPTKGNPIVLARTPARSGRRPRVLIYGHYDVQPPDPLELWHSQPFEATRRGRNLFARGSADDKGQLFAHLKAVEAYLKTGTELPCDLIFVFEGEEEVGSESLTPFLRQMRKQLACDAVVVSDGDMPAKDMPALTYGLRGTVALEVTLRGPARDLHSGIFGGSVENPATALCRLLAQMHDAKGRITIPGFYDDVRPLSALERKELRRIFGSEEKYRRMLGVPKLHGEAGYSSIERTVARPTFEINGLTSGYQGPGGKTIVPAWSRAKLTLRIVPGQKPEKVLKSTIAYLKKLCPPTVRMEITDAHGSTPYLVEPTSTHAKAALRALQAGFGKKPVLTREGGSIPIVNDFKQVLGVDTLLLGIALPDANIHSPDERLDLDCFAAGQRMSAWLWQELAR, from the coding sequence ATGAAAACCGTTCTCGACTATCTGAAGGTGAACCAGCCCCGCTTCCTCGAGGAGCTGGGCGAGTTTCTCCGGTTCCCGAGCATCTCGGCGCAGCCCGAACATCGCGGCGATCTCCTCGCCTGCGCCAAGTGGCTCACCCAGCACTGCGCCAGCATCGGCCTCACGGCCAAGCTCTGCCCGACCAAGGGCAATCCGATCGTGCTCGCGCGCACGCCGGCGCGCTCCGGCCGCCGCCCGCGCGTCCTGATCTACGGCCACTACGACGTGCAGCCGCCGGACCCGCTCGAGTTGTGGCATTCGCAGCCGTTCGAGGCCACGCGCCGCGGCCGCAACCTCTTCGCCCGCGGCTCGGCTGACGACAAGGGCCAGCTCTTCGCCCACTTGAAGGCCGTCGAGGCCTACCTGAAGACCGGCACCGAACTGCCGTGCGACCTGATTTTCGTCTTCGAAGGCGAGGAGGAGGTCGGCAGCGAAAGCCTCACGCCGTTCCTCCGCCAGATGCGCAAGCAGCTCGCCTGCGATGCAGTCGTCGTCTCCGACGGCGATATGCCCGCCAAGGACATGCCGGCGTTGACCTACGGCCTGCGCGGGACCGTCGCGCTTGAGGTCACGCTTCGCGGGCCCGCCCGCGACCTCCACTCCGGCATCTTCGGCGGTTCCGTCGAGAACCCTGCCACCGCGCTCTGCCGCCTGCTGGCGCAGATGCACGATGCCAAGGGCCGGATCACCATTCCCGGCTTCTACGATGACGTCCGCCCGCTCTCCGCGCTGGAGCGGAAGGAGCTGCGTCGCATCTTCGGCTCCGAGGAAAAGTACCGCCGCATGCTCGGCGTGCCCAAGCTCCACGGCGAGGCCGGCTACAGCTCGATCGAGCGCACCGTCGCCCGCCCGACCTTCGAGATCAACGGGCTCACCAGCGGTTACCAGGGCCCGGGCGGCAAGACCATCGTCCCGGCGTGGTCCCGCGCGAAGCTGACGCTGCGCATCGTCCCCGGCCAAAAGCCGGAGAAGGTGCTCAAGTCCACCATCGCCTACCTCAAGAAGCTCTGCCCGCCGACTGTGCGGATGGAGATCACCGACGCCCACGGTTCCACGCCCTACCTCGTCGAGCCCACGAGCACCCACGCCAAGGCCGCGCTGCGCGCCCTGCAGGCCGGCTTCGGCAAGAAGCCCGTGCTCACGCGCGAGGGCGGATCCATCCCGATCGTGAACGACTTCAAGCAGGTCCTCGGCGTCGACACCCTCCTGCTGGGCATCGCGCTGCCCGACGCGAACATCCATTCGCCCGACGAGCGGCTCGATCTCGACTGCTTCGCCGCCGGCCAGCGCATGAGCGCCTGGCTCTGGCAGGAACTCGCGCGCTAA
- a CDS encoding SDR family oxidoreductase, producing MNKETVLITGASSGIGLALAREFASQGHPLVLTAPVAAELRDVAADVGRSYGVSVRTIAKDFETISASEEIFAELAADRVSIEILVNNAGFGQRGKFWETPLDRDIGMLRVNIEAVVRLTKLFLPGMVKRGHGRILNTASVAGFEPGPMLAVYHATKAFVLSFSEAIATELEDTAVTVTALCPGPVDTDFFPKADMIDTQVFQRGKVAAPAEVAKAAYQALMAGERVIVPGGVNKAMVFPRRFMTESAQAKMNEKMYEDADPAKRKRERGDIEAEQSKPKPH from the coding sequence ATGAACAAAGAAACGGTCCTGATCACAGGCGCCTCGAGCGGCATCGGGCTCGCGCTGGCGCGTGAATTTGCCTCGCAAGGTCACCCGCTCGTCCTCACGGCCCCGGTGGCGGCCGAGTTGCGCGACGTCGCCGCGGATGTCGGCCGCTCCTACGGCGTGAGCGTGCGGACGATCGCCAAGGATTTCGAAACGATCTCTGCCTCCGAGGAGATCTTCGCCGAGCTCGCGGCGGACCGGGTGTCCATCGAGATCCTCGTGAACAACGCGGGCTTCGGCCAGCGCGGCAAGTTCTGGGAGACGCCGCTCGATCGCGACATCGGGATGCTGCGGGTGAATATCGAGGCGGTGGTGCGGCTCACAAAGCTCTTCCTCCCGGGCATGGTGAAGCGGGGCCATGGCCGCATCCTCAACACGGCCTCGGTGGCGGGCTTCGAGCCCGGCCCGATGCTGGCGGTGTACCACGCCACGAAGGCATTCGTGCTCTCCTTCTCGGAGGCGATCGCCACGGAACTTGAGGACACCGCGGTCACCGTGACCGCCTTGTGTCCGGGGCCGGTGGACACGGACTTCTTCCCGAAGGCGGACATGATCGACACCCAGGTTTTCCAGCGCGGCAAAGTCGCCGCCCCCGCCGAAGTCGCCAAGGCCGCGTACCAGGCGCTCATGGCTGGCGAGCGCGTGATCGTTCCCGGAGGCGTGAACAAGGCCATGGTGTTCCCCCGTCGCTTCATGACCGAGTCGGCCCAGGCGAAGATGAACGAGAAGATGTACGAGGACGCCGACCCGGCGAAGCGGAAGCGCGAGCGCGGCGACATCGAGGCGGAGCAGTCGAAACCCAAGCCGCACTAG